From Myxocyprinus asiaticus isolate MX2 ecotype Aquarium Trade chromosome 49, UBuf_Myxa_2, whole genome shotgun sequence, a single genomic window includes:
- the LOC127438408 gene encoding tight junction protein ZO-3-like isoform X1 produces MEVRFKGEKTDMEEMTIWEQHTVTLTKDSKVGFGFAVSGGLDKPNPVSGDSAVVVSDVIPSGPAMGRLQTRDQIVMVNGVSMEKVTSLYTIQNLRNCGKTVNITVKRPRTIQIPMSNRPTRSASQSNILDDERPKGRERRGSDTDRNRRARSVTPERNGHDLPIMSGFKRLPNQDMQEKPIRATLIKKKPTDEYGMKLGSQIFIKHMTPTGLASKEGTLQEGDLVLKINGMTTENLSLLETKHLVEKSRGKLTMLVLRDDRKFLVSIPEVEDSPQNSADERREDSSSELEEISDLDSDGPTNRTSRPRDRRSRRNRADPPLLSKPRDSPPLRSTLTRPPAQLVPPRRVPSESESDRSNSPLPSRHDTLDNRDRYKVLSGISTLPNPRASPVTQNWNTSTASRPRKAVSESDSDRSASPPPRRQSPKPENPSRYKVLPNLPPPGLKSSSVMSQDIPRRMASPYRPPPRDASESESEDSTEPPRRRGTPASQESHNRYRAMPEVMAVPPVEPSKWAKPSVPVQRAPSESESEASYSSPPPPQSTVSKNSRAIQGVEIQAPIINSRQEPPLRAAPARPPHEDSSESERAPSPPRRSDSPGRSSDRSFPRANSTLRSNASIPNHTKLNSKPVEEPLYSLPPDAVPTPNLGYSSDQNHVSFVKEGNVGLRLVGGNDVGIFVGGVQPNSPAQKEGMKEGDQILEVNGMDFNHLTREEAAMYLMNIRAGDRIDIRTQNKMDIYKKILKSSLGDSFYIRTHFDHVAESSIGLSFTRGEVFRVVDTMHRGKLGTWLAVRMGNDLHELDKGTIPNQTRAETLASMEQAQRISAAERQASGPRAEFWKLRGLRGAKKNTRRTRDDLLQLTIQGKFPAYEKVLLREANFKRPIVILGPLNDIANEKLAREMPDDFEVAEMVPRGGNESSSSVIKLDTVRRIAEQEKHPLLDITPTAVERLNYIQYHPMVLFLDPRSRKDVKAMRQKYMPDSNKSSRRLYAQALKLRKHYSHLFSARIDLQSSSNMWYDVLKDKIRVQQAKPVWVSEVTLEGGGDEELDALSRSHNSDYLSGASDYEDTDGEPFTDGEAYTDNEELEEPTESISRHRSALARSSEPATGQNHSPKPPYDPEPYLEEEPEYTLPPEVPSILHVPEPWSLRLASNNPQQQDDVPSQHSFTDSDFSTTELTVPPAPSDVPPDFRAPDPTGLTADTPPPLSAIEDKLQQTRMAEPERKPSPAFIVLAHHEAMQMRRTQIRGSDSDSDNNDAERDDNDYDDDDDEADDIEWGPATEL; encoded by the exons AAAACAGACATGGAGGAGATGACGATATGGGAGCAGCACACAGTCACGTTAACGAAA GACTCCAAGGTTGGTTTCGGTTTTGCTGTCTCAGGTGGGCTAGACAAGCCCAATCCGGTAAGTGGTGACTCAGCCGTGGTGGTCTCCGATGTGATTCCCAGTGGACCCGCCATGGGCCGGCTTCA GACACGGGATCAGATAGTTATGGTGAATGGAGTTTCAATGGAGAAGGTCACCTCACTGTATACTATTCAGAATCTGAGAAATTGTGGGAAAACAGTGAACATT ACTGTCAAGAGACCACGCACAATTCAGATCCCCATGAGCAACAGACCTACTCGTTCTGCCTCTCAATCCAACATATTAGATGATGAAAGACCCAAGGGACGGGAACGGCGTGGCTCCGATACTGATCGCAATCGACGAGCTCGAAGTGTGACACCTGAACGTAACGGTCACGACCTGCCTATCATGTCCGGCTTCAAAAGGCTGCCCAATCAGGACATGCAAGAAAAACCAATCAGAGCGACCCTGATCAAGAAAAAACCCACAGATG AGTACGGAATGAAGTTGGGGAGCCAGATCTTCATTAAGCACATGACACCCACCGGTCTGGCTTCCAAAGAGGGGACCCTGCAGGAAGGAGATCTTGTTCTGAAG ATTAATGGCATGACGACAGAAAACCTTTCCTTGCTGGAGACCAAACACTTGGTAGAGAAGTCTAGGGGTAAACTGACCATGCTGGTGTTGAGGGATGACAGGAAGTTTCTGGTCAGCATTCCAGAGGTGGAGGACAGTCCTCAAAACAGTGCGGACGAGAGGCGAGAAGACAGCAGCTCAGAGCTGGAGG AAATCTCAGATCTGGATTCAGATGGCCCCACAAATAGAACATCCCGTCCAAGGGATCGCCGCTCTCGCAG AAATCGCGCTGATCCTCCTCTACTCTCAAAACCGCGGGATTCTCCACCTTTGCGTTCGACGCTCACACGACCGCCAGCCCAGTTAGTGCCCCCGCGCAGAG TTCCTTCAGAGTctgaatcggaccgcagcaactCACCTCTACCATCAAGACATGACACTCTTGATAACAGAGACAGATataa GGTTCTCTCAGGGATCTCCACACTGCCAAACCCTCGAGCTTCACCTGTTACACAGAACTGGAACACATCCACTGCCTCACGACCACGCAAAG CTGTTTCTGAGTCCGATTCAGACCGGAGTGCCTCCCCACCCCCGAGACGCCAGAGTCCCAAACCTGAAAATCCCTCCAGATACAA GGTGCTCCCCAATCTTCCCCCACCTGGTTTGAAGTCTTCCTCTGTTATGTCTCAGGATATCCCTCGCCGCATGGCTTCACCTTATAGACCACCACCCAGAG ATGCATCAGAATCTGAATCCGAAGATAGTACTGAACCTCCACGCAGACGGGGCACTCCAGCCAGCCAGGAGTCCCACAATAGATACAG ggCAATGCCTGAGGTCATGGCAGTCCCTCCAGTGGAACCCTCAAAATGGGCGAAACCCTCAGTGCCTGTACAGAGAG CTCCCTCAGAGTCTGAATCAGAAGCTAGTTACAGCTCTCCTCCACCACCCCAGTCTACAGTCAGTAAAAACTCTAGAGCCATACAGGG AGTAGAAATTCAAGCACCGATCATCAACAGCAGACAAGAGCCTCCACTCAGAGCAGCACCGGCCAGACCTCCACATGAAG ATTCCTCTGAATCAGAAAGGGCTCCCTCACCTCCCAGGAGATCAGACAGTCCTGGCCGCAGCAGTGATCGCAG TTTTCCACGTGCTAACAGCACTCTCCGTTCTAACGCGTCCATTCCCAACCACACCAAACTCAACT CTAAACCTGTAGAGGAGCCTTTGTATTCCCTCCCACCAGACGCAGTGCCTACGCCAAACCTGGG GTACAGCTCGGATCAGAACCATGTGAGCTTTGTGAAAGAGGGTAATGTTGGGTTGAGATTGGTGGGAGGAAATGACGTCGGCATCTTTGTTGGTGGCGTCCAACCCAACAGTCCAGCCCAGAAGGAAGGCATGAAAGAGGGTGATCAGATACTGGAG GTAAATGGCATGGATTTTAACCACTTAACCAGAGAGGAAGCAGCTATGTATCTTATGAACATCCGTGCTGGGGACCGTATCGATATCCGGACTCAGAATAAAATGGACA TCTACAAGAAGATCTTGAAGTCTAGCCTGGGTGACTCCTTCTACATCCGTACACATTTTGACCATGTGGCGGAGAGCAGCATTGGCCTGAGTTTCACCAGAGGCGAGGTGTTCAGAGTGGTGGACACCATGCACCGTGGGAAGCTAGGAACTTGGCTAGCTGTGCGCATGGGCAATGACTTGCATGAGTTAGACAAAGGCACTATTCCTAACCAGACCAG GGCTGAAACTTTGGCCAGTATGGAGCAGGCACAGAGAATTAGTGCGGCCGAGCGCCAGGCATCCGGTCCCAGAGCTGAATTCTGGAAGCTACGGGGTCTCAGAGGGGCCAAGAAGAACACCAGAAGAACTCGTGATGACCTGCTACAGTTGACAATTCAGGGCAAATTTCCAGCTTATGAGAAGGTCCTTTTGAGAGAGG cCAATTTCAAGCGGCCTATCGTCATTTTGGGTCCTCTGAATGACATCGCCAATGAGAAGCTGGCCAGAGAAATGCCTGATGATTTTGAAGTTGCAG AAATGGTACCCAGGGGTGGAAATGAGAGTTCATCCAGTGTCATCAAACTGGACACAGTGAGGCGGATAGCAGAGCAG GAAAAGCATCCCCTGCTGGACATCACTCCAACTGCAGTGGAGAGGTTGAATTATATTCAATACCATCCCATGGTGCTTTTTTTGGATCCTCGCAGTCGGAAAGATGTGAAGGCCATGAGGCAAAAATACATGCCGGACTCCAACAAGAGCTCTCGACGCCTCTATGCTCAGGCCTTAAAGCTCAGGAAACACTACAGTCATCTATTTTCTG CACGCATTGATCTACAGTCTAGTTCTAACATGTGGTATGACGTTCTGAAAGACAAGATTCGGGTGCAGCAGGCTAAACCAGTCTGGGTTTCAGAAGTCACG TTGGAAGGAGGCGGCGACGAAGAGCTTGACGCACTGAGCCGCTCACACAACTCTGACTACCTCAGCGGTGCCAGCGATTACGAGGACACCGACGGCGAGCCCTTCACTGACGGCGAAGCCTACACAGACAACGAAGAGCTGGAAGAGCCCACCGAAAGCATCAGCAGACACCGCAGTGCGCTGGCCCGTTCCTCGGAGCCCGCTACTGGGCAGAACCACAGCCCTAAGCCTCCCTATGACCCAGAGCCATACCTGGAGGAAGAACCCGAGTACACCCTGCCTCCTGAAGTACCTTCTATCCTTCATGTTCCTGAGCCCTGGTCTTTACGCCTCGCCTCCAATAACCCACAACAACAGGACGACGTCCCCTCCCAGCACAGCTTCACCGATTCAGACTTCAGTACCACTGAGCTGACCGTGCCACCGGCACCCTCCGACGTGCCGCCCGACTTCAGGGCACCAGACCCCACAGGACTCACTGCAGATACCCCTCCACCACTGTCAGCCATAGAGGATAAACTACAACAG ACCCGTATGGCAGAACCTGAAAGGAAGCCTTCTCCTGCATTCATAGT ATTGGCCCATCATGAAGCCATGCAGATGCGGAGGACGCAAATCAGAGGAAGTGACAGTGACAGTGACAATAATGATGCCGAAAGAGATGATAATGAttatgatgacgatgatgatgaagctGATGATATTGAGTGGGGACCAGCTACGGAGCTCTAA
- the LOC127438408 gene encoding tight junction protein ZO-3-like isoform X3, giving the protein MEEMTIWEQHTVTLTKDSKVGFGFAVSGGLDKPNPVSGDSAVVVSDVIPSGPAMGRLQTRDQIVMVNGVSMEKVTSLYTIQNLRNCGKTVNITVKRPRTIQIPMSNRPTRSASQSNILDDERPKGRERRGSDTDRNRRARSVTPERNGHDLPIMSGFKRLPNQDMQEKPIRATLIKKKPTDEYGMKLGSQIFIKHMTPTGLASKEGTLQEGDLVLKINGMTTENLSLLETKHLVEKSRGKLTMLVLRDDRKFLVSIPEVEDSPQNSADERREDSSSELEEISDLDSDGPTNRTSRPRDRRSRRNRADPPLLSKPRDSPPLRSTLTRPPAQLVPPRRVPSESESDRSNSPLPSRHDTLDNRDRYKVLSGISTLPNPRASPVTQNWNTSTASRPRKAVSESDSDRSASPPPRRQSPKPENPSRYKVLPNLPPPGLKSSSVMSQDIPRRMASPYRPPPRDASESESEDSTEPPRRRGTPASQESHNRYRAMPEVMAVPPVEPSKWAKPSVPVQRAPSESESEASYSSPPPPQSTVSKNSRAIQGVEIQAPIINSRQEPPLRAAPARPPHEDSSESERAPSPPRRSDSPGRSSDRSFPRANSTLRSNASIPNHTKLNSKPVEEPLYSLPPDAVPTPNLGYSSDQNHVSFVKEGNVGLRLVGGNDVGIFVGGVQPNSPAQKEGMKEGDQILEVNGMDFNHLTREEAAMYLMNIRAGDRIDIRTQNKMDIYKKILKSSLGDSFYIRTHFDHVAESSIGLSFTRGEVFRVVDTMHRGKLGTWLAVRMGNDLHELDKGTIPNQTRAETLASMEQAQRISAAERQASGPRAEFWKLRGLRGAKKNTRRTRDDLLQLTIQGKFPAYEKVLLREANFKRPIVILGPLNDIANEKLAREMPDDFEVAEMVPRGGNESSSSVIKLDTVRRIAEQEKHPLLDITPTAVERLNYIQYHPMVLFLDPRSRKDVKAMRQKYMPDSNKSSRRLYAQALKLRKHYSHLFSARIDLQSSSNMWYDVLKDKIRVQQAKPVWVSEVTLEGGGDEELDALSRSHNSDYLSGASDYEDTDGEPFTDGEAYTDNEELEEPTESISRHRSALARSSEPATGQNHSPKPPYDPEPYLEEEPEYTLPPEVPSILHVPEPWSLRLASNNPQQQDDVPSQHSFTDSDFSTTELTVPPAPSDVPPDFRAPDPTGLTADTPPPLSAIEDKLQQTRMAEPERKPSPAFIVLAHHEAMQMRRTQIRGSDSDSDNNDAERDDNDYDDDDDEADDIEWGPATEL; this is encoded by the exons ATGGAGGAGATGACGATATGGGAGCAGCACACAGTCACGTTAACGAAA GACTCCAAGGTTGGTTTCGGTTTTGCTGTCTCAGGTGGGCTAGACAAGCCCAATCCGGTAAGTGGTGACTCAGCCGTGGTGGTCTCCGATGTGATTCCCAGTGGACCCGCCATGGGCCGGCTTCA GACACGGGATCAGATAGTTATGGTGAATGGAGTTTCAATGGAGAAGGTCACCTCACTGTATACTATTCAGAATCTGAGAAATTGTGGGAAAACAGTGAACATT ACTGTCAAGAGACCACGCACAATTCAGATCCCCATGAGCAACAGACCTACTCGTTCTGCCTCTCAATCCAACATATTAGATGATGAAAGACCCAAGGGACGGGAACGGCGTGGCTCCGATACTGATCGCAATCGACGAGCTCGAAGTGTGACACCTGAACGTAACGGTCACGACCTGCCTATCATGTCCGGCTTCAAAAGGCTGCCCAATCAGGACATGCAAGAAAAACCAATCAGAGCGACCCTGATCAAGAAAAAACCCACAGATG AGTACGGAATGAAGTTGGGGAGCCAGATCTTCATTAAGCACATGACACCCACCGGTCTGGCTTCCAAAGAGGGGACCCTGCAGGAAGGAGATCTTGTTCTGAAG ATTAATGGCATGACGACAGAAAACCTTTCCTTGCTGGAGACCAAACACTTGGTAGAGAAGTCTAGGGGTAAACTGACCATGCTGGTGTTGAGGGATGACAGGAAGTTTCTGGTCAGCATTCCAGAGGTGGAGGACAGTCCTCAAAACAGTGCGGACGAGAGGCGAGAAGACAGCAGCTCAGAGCTGGAGG AAATCTCAGATCTGGATTCAGATGGCCCCACAAATAGAACATCCCGTCCAAGGGATCGCCGCTCTCGCAG AAATCGCGCTGATCCTCCTCTACTCTCAAAACCGCGGGATTCTCCACCTTTGCGTTCGACGCTCACACGACCGCCAGCCCAGTTAGTGCCCCCGCGCAGAG TTCCTTCAGAGTctgaatcggaccgcagcaactCACCTCTACCATCAAGACATGACACTCTTGATAACAGAGACAGATataa GGTTCTCTCAGGGATCTCCACACTGCCAAACCCTCGAGCTTCACCTGTTACACAGAACTGGAACACATCCACTGCCTCACGACCACGCAAAG CTGTTTCTGAGTCCGATTCAGACCGGAGTGCCTCCCCACCCCCGAGACGCCAGAGTCCCAAACCTGAAAATCCCTCCAGATACAA GGTGCTCCCCAATCTTCCCCCACCTGGTTTGAAGTCTTCCTCTGTTATGTCTCAGGATATCCCTCGCCGCATGGCTTCACCTTATAGACCACCACCCAGAG ATGCATCAGAATCTGAATCCGAAGATAGTACTGAACCTCCACGCAGACGGGGCACTCCAGCCAGCCAGGAGTCCCACAATAGATACAG ggCAATGCCTGAGGTCATGGCAGTCCCTCCAGTGGAACCCTCAAAATGGGCGAAACCCTCAGTGCCTGTACAGAGAG CTCCCTCAGAGTCTGAATCAGAAGCTAGTTACAGCTCTCCTCCACCACCCCAGTCTACAGTCAGTAAAAACTCTAGAGCCATACAGGG AGTAGAAATTCAAGCACCGATCATCAACAGCAGACAAGAGCCTCCACTCAGAGCAGCACCGGCCAGACCTCCACATGAAG ATTCCTCTGAATCAGAAAGGGCTCCCTCACCTCCCAGGAGATCAGACAGTCCTGGCCGCAGCAGTGATCGCAG TTTTCCACGTGCTAACAGCACTCTCCGTTCTAACGCGTCCATTCCCAACCACACCAAACTCAACT CTAAACCTGTAGAGGAGCCTTTGTATTCCCTCCCACCAGACGCAGTGCCTACGCCAAACCTGGG GTACAGCTCGGATCAGAACCATGTGAGCTTTGTGAAAGAGGGTAATGTTGGGTTGAGATTGGTGGGAGGAAATGACGTCGGCATCTTTGTTGGTGGCGTCCAACCCAACAGTCCAGCCCAGAAGGAAGGCATGAAAGAGGGTGATCAGATACTGGAG GTAAATGGCATGGATTTTAACCACTTAACCAGAGAGGAAGCAGCTATGTATCTTATGAACATCCGTGCTGGGGACCGTATCGATATCCGGACTCAGAATAAAATGGACA TCTACAAGAAGATCTTGAAGTCTAGCCTGGGTGACTCCTTCTACATCCGTACACATTTTGACCATGTGGCGGAGAGCAGCATTGGCCTGAGTTTCACCAGAGGCGAGGTGTTCAGAGTGGTGGACACCATGCACCGTGGGAAGCTAGGAACTTGGCTAGCTGTGCGCATGGGCAATGACTTGCATGAGTTAGACAAAGGCACTATTCCTAACCAGACCAG GGCTGAAACTTTGGCCAGTATGGAGCAGGCACAGAGAATTAGTGCGGCCGAGCGCCAGGCATCCGGTCCCAGAGCTGAATTCTGGAAGCTACGGGGTCTCAGAGGGGCCAAGAAGAACACCAGAAGAACTCGTGATGACCTGCTACAGTTGACAATTCAGGGCAAATTTCCAGCTTATGAGAAGGTCCTTTTGAGAGAGG cCAATTTCAAGCGGCCTATCGTCATTTTGGGTCCTCTGAATGACATCGCCAATGAGAAGCTGGCCAGAGAAATGCCTGATGATTTTGAAGTTGCAG AAATGGTACCCAGGGGTGGAAATGAGAGTTCATCCAGTGTCATCAAACTGGACACAGTGAGGCGGATAGCAGAGCAG GAAAAGCATCCCCTGCTGGACATCACTCCAACTGCAGTGGAGAGGTTGAATTATATTCAATACCATCCCATGGTGCTTTTTTTGGATCCTCGCAGTCGGAAAGATGTGAAGGCCATGAGGCAAAAATACATGCCGGACTCCAACAAGAGCTCTCGACGCCTCTATGCTCAGGCCTTAAAGCTCAGGAAACACTACAGTCATCTATTTTCTG CACGCATTGATCTACAGTCTAGTTCTAACATGTGGTATGACGTTCTGAAAGACAAGATTCGGGTGCAGCAGGCTAAACCAGTCTGGGTTTCAGAAGTCACG TTGGAAGGAGGCGGCGACGAAGAGCTTGACGCACTGAGCCGCTCACACAACTCTGACTACCTCAGCGGTGCCAGCGATTACGAGGACACCGACGGCGAGCCCTTCACTGACGGCGAAGCCTACACAGACAACGAAGAGCTGGAAGAGCCCACCGAAAGCATCAGCAGACACCGCAGTGCGCTGGCCCGTTCCTCGGAGCCCGCTACTGGGCAGAACCACAGCCCTAAGCCTCCCTATGACCCAGAGCCATACCTGGAGGAAGAACCCGAGTACACCCTGCCTCCTGAAGTACCTTCTATCCTTCATGTTCCTGAGCCCTGGTCTTTACGCCTCGCCTCCAATAACCCACAACAACAGGACGACGTCCCCTCCCAGCACAGCTTCACCGATTCAGACTTCAGTACCACTGAGCTGACCGTGCCACCGGCACCCTCCGACGTGCCGCCCGACTTCAGGGCACCAGACCCCACAGGACTCACTGCAGATACCCCTCCACCACTGTCAGCCATAGAGGATAAACTACAACAG ACCCGTATGGCAGAACCTGAAAGGAAGCCTTCTCCTGCATTCATAGT ATTGGCCCATCATGAAGCCATGCAGATGCGGAGGACGCAAATCAGAGGAAGTGACAGTGACAGTGACAATAATGATGCCGAAAGAGATGATAATGAttatgatgacgatgatgatgaagctGATGATATTGAGTGGGGACCAGCTACGGAGCTCTAA